Below is a genomic region from Flavobacterium ginsengisoli.
TCTGCAGAAGCCACAATTACAATATTATGAGAAAGGTTTTGATTTTCGTAGAAATGAACAAATGTTGCTAGCAATGAAACTAAACATCCTCCTGCGTCATTACTTCCTAAACCGAATAGTTTTCCATCTTTTTCAATCGCTTTAAACGGATCGTTGGTGTAAGCTTGATTTGGGCGTACAGTATCGTGATGTGAGTTTAGTAAAAGTGTTGGTTTGTTCTCGTCGAAATATTTGTTGAAAGCCCACACATTGTTATTTTCTCTCTTAAAAGGAATTTCATTCTGATTGAACCAATTTTCTATTAAAAGAGCCGTTTGATCTTCTTCGCTTGAAAATGAAGGGGTTTCGATTAGGCTTTTTAATAAACTAATTGCTTCCTGGGTAAGCGTATCTATATTTTTCATTTTTGTTAGGTTCTGAGGTGCTAAGATTCTGAGATTCTAAGTTTTTTAAGCATGACTTTACCAATCTTAGCCAGAAAATTAATTTGCGCAAATTTCTTAAATTAATATTTAAAAGCACTGCGCAGTCCTGTTTTTTTTGCAACTAATTGCACGAATTTTCACAAATTATCTTTTTGTAACAGATTTAAAATCAAAATAAACTTTTTCATATGCACCAAAAATTATTTTCTCTTTTAACAGAGAAAATTAGAGTCAATTCGTGGCAACATTTTTTATAATGTAATCGTTGTATGTGGAATATCTGAATTCTGGAGCATTTTATGATGCCCAATTTTGATTTTCTGCACGCCACGCGATAAACTATTGAAGCAGTTATCCAATTTTGGAATCATTCCAGAATGGATTACTTTTTCTTCTTTTAGTTTATTGTATAATGGCTCGTTGATTTCTGTTATTACAGATGAATCGTCTTCTGAATCTTGTAAAACGCCTTGTTTTTCAAAACAATATGTTAGCGTCACATCAAAAACTTCAGATAAAGCAATTGATAATTCACTTGCAATAGTATCGGCATTAGTGTTTAATAATTGTCCGTTTTTGTCGTGTGTAATCGCACAGAAAACGGGAACAACTCCAGCTTCCAATAAAGTTGCCAGTAATTTGGTGTTGACTTGTTTTACATCGCCTACAAATCCGTAATCAATTGTTGGGTGATTCCTTTTTGTTGACTGAATTAAATTTCCGTCAGCTCCAGAAAAACCAATTGCGTTATTGTCTTTTGCCTGCAATTGCGCCACAATATGTTTATTGATTTGTCCAGCGTAGATCATCACTACAACATCAAGCATTGGAGCATCTGTAATTCGGCGTCCGTCAATCATTTGCGGAACTAAACCAATACTCTGTGCCATTTTTGTAGCCGATTTTCCTCCGCCGTGAACTAAAACTTTATAGCCTTCAATTTTAGAAAAATCGGTTAAAAATTGTTCTAATTCTGTTGGATTATCGATGATGTTTCCACCTATTTTTATTACGGTAACTTTCTTCATAAGATTCTAAGGTTCTGAGATTCTAAGATACTAAGTTTTTTTCTGCGCAAAGTTTCTTAGCATCTTAGTAGCTTAGAATCTTAGCAACTTCGAAAAATTATATTTTTTTAAGAATCTTTTGTAAAACTAATTGTGCTGAATACGTTCTGTTATTCGCTTGTTCGATTACGATTGAATTTTCTCCATCTAAAACTTCATCGCTTACAATAACGTTACGACGAACCGGAAGACAGTGCATGAATTTTCCGTTATTGGTTAAAGCCATTTTTTCAGCGGTAACTGTCCAATTGGGATCGCTGTCAGTTACTTTTCCGTAATCGTTGAAGTTGCTCCAGTTTTTTACGTAA
It encodes:
- the argB gene encoding acetylglutamate kinase — protein: MKKVTVIKIGGNIIDNPTELEQFLTDFSKIEGYKVLVHGGGKSATKMAQSIGLVPQMIDGRRITDAPMLDVVVMIYAGQINKHIVAQLQAKDNNAIGFSGADGNLIQSTKRNHPTIDYGFVGDVKQVNTKLLATLLEAGVVPVFCAITHDKNGQLLNTNADTIASELSIALSEVFDVTLTYCFEKQGVLQDSEDDSSVITEINEPLYNKLKEEKVIHSGMIPKLDNCFNSLSRGVQKIKIGHHKMLQNSDIPHTTITL